Proteins found in one Planctomycetes bacterium MalM25 genomic segment:
- a CDS encoding NHL repeat protein, whose amino-acid sequence MAEESGDFGRTDAVWGVHGILAERMHKPRAMAIDAQDRLYLVDFTARILVYDADGGFLRSWSTPARDNGRPTGLTFDQQADELLVADTHYYRILAYTPEGELKEDRTVGGVNGKGEGEFGFVTDAVRDSAGCLYVSEYGDNDRIQKFSPDGEFLTQWGSHGTEELQFKRPQNLLIDPQDRVWVCDACNHRIKVFDTEGELLFAWGEEGSEPGQLYYPYDLVMDDAGDLYLSEYGNHRVQKFNQAGESLGVWGAPGNTPGRLNSPWALVQDSRGRLHVLDTMNHRVQRVIV is encoded by the coding sequence GTGGCGGAAGAATCGGGCGACTTCGGCCGCACCGACGCCGTCTGGGGCGTCCACGGCATCCTCGCCGAGCGGATGCATAAGCCGCGGGCGATGGCGATCGACGCCCAGGACCGGCTCTACCTGGTCGATTTCACGGCCCGCATCCTCGTCTACGACGCCGACGGCGGGTTCCTTCGCAGTTGGAGCACCCCGGCGCGCGACAACGGCCGCCCCACCGGGCTGACCTTCGATCAACAAGCGGACGAGCTGCTGGTCGCCGACACGCACTACTACCGCATCCTCGCCTACACACCCGAGGGCGAGCTGAAAGAGGACCGCACGGTCGGCGGGGTGAACGGCAAGGGCGAGGGCGAATTCGGCTTCGTGACCGACGCGGTCCGCGACTCGGCCGGTTGCCTGTACGTCTCCGAGTACGGCGACAACGATCGCATTCAGAAGTTCTCCCCCGACGGCGAGTTCCTCACGCAGTGGGGCTCGCACGGAACCGAAGAACTCCAGTTCAAACGCCCGCAGAACCTGCTGATCGACCCGCAAGACCGCGTCTGGGTCTGCGACGCGTGCAACCACCGGATCAAGGTCTTCGACACCGAGGGCGAGCTCCTCTTCGCGTGGGGCGAGGAAGGTTCTGAACCGGGTCAGCTTTACTACCCGTACGACCTCGTCATGGACGACGCGGGCGACCTCTACCTGAGCGAGTACGGCAACCACCGCGTGCAGAAGTTCAACCAAGCGGGCGAATCGCTTGGCGTCTGGGGCGCGCCCGGTAACACGCCAGGTCGACTAAACTCCCCCTGGGCCCTGGTGCAAGACAGCCGCGGCCGGTTGCACGTGCTGGATACGATGAACCACCGCGTGCAGAGAGTGATAGTTTGA
- the ywlF gene encoding Putative sugar phosphate isomerase YwlF produces MRIAVASDHRGVDLKRAVIAKLENLGHEVTDEGADGADSVDYPDFASVVAGKVSNGEIDRGVLICGTGIGMAIAANKYPGVRAAPCNDEITAEVSRRHNDLNVLCLSADLLGSRAVERMIEVWVDTEFEGGRHARRIDKIKTIESACCDPGAAE; encoded by the coding sequence ATGCGAATCGCCGTCGCCAGCGACCACCGTGGCGTGGACCTCAAACGGGCGGTCATCGCCAAGCTCGAGAACCTCGGCCACGAAGTGACCGACGAGGGGGCCGACGGCGCCGACAGCGTCGACTACCCGGACTTCGCGTCGGTCGTCGCGGGCAAGGTGAGCAACGGCGAGATCGATCGGGGCGTGCTCATCTGCGGCACCGGCATCGGCATGGCGATCGCCGCCAACAAGTACCCGGGCGTGCGGGCCGCCCCCTGCAACGACGAGATCACCGCCGAGGTCAGCCGCCGGCACAACGACCTCAACGTCCTCTGCCTGTCGGCCGACCTGCTCGGCTCGCGGGCCGTGGAGCGGATGATCGAGGTCTGGGTCGACACCGAGTTCGAGGGGGGCCGCCACGCCCGCCGCATCGACAAGATCAAGACCATCGAGTCCGCCTGCTGCGACCCGGGCGCCGCCGAGTGA
- the ywlC gene encoding Threonylcarbamoyl-AMP synthase: MPSPQVIEVARADDVRDVVHRAVQALAEGQIVGLPTETVYGVAASATHPDAVERLAEAKGRPENAPFALAVKSAEDAEDYAPGWSPVARRLARRCWPGPVTLVLDANQEEGLIGKLPETALPYICPKGTVGLRSPANQVVQDILRMLAGPIALTSANASGEADATTAAGVVDALGDKVSLVLDDGPARYGQPSSVVRVTETGFDILREGVVGRQTLERLSRYVVVFVCTGNTCRSPMAEALMRRELAQRLGVPDDELESRGVMVASAGIAAPQGSPASPETAQLMREQGVPVDAHAAQQLTEHLVRQADLLVAMTPSHVESILAHWPDAASRVKLVDATGGTITDPIGCGIDVYRRCAEQIARGVAHHADAILAEIGAP, from the coding sequence ATGCCGAGTCCCCAGGTCATCGAGGTCGCCCGCGCCGACGACGTGCGCGACGTGGTGCATCGCGCCGTGCAGGCCCTGGCGGAGGGACAGATCGTCGGGCTGCCGACCGAAACGGTCTACGGCGTCGCCGCCAGCGCGACCCACCCGGACGCGGTCGAACGGCTCGCGGAGGCCAAGGGGCGGCCCGAGAACGCCCCGTTCGCCCTCGCGGTGAAGAGCGCCGAGGACGCCGAGGACTACGCCCCCGGCTGGTCGCCCGTCGCGAGGCGGCTGGCCCGTCGGTGCTGGCCGGGGCCGGTGACGCTCGTCCTCGACGCGAACCAAGAGGAGGGCCTCATCGGCAAGCTGCCCGAGACGGCGCTCCCCTACATCTGCCCGAAGGGGACCGTCGGGCTCCGCTCCCCCGCCAACCAGGTGGTGCAGGACATCCTGCGGATGCTCGCCGGGCCGATCGCCCTGACCAGCGCCAACGCCAGCGGCGAGGCGGACGCCACCACGGCGGCGGGCGTGGTCGACGCCTTGGGGGACAAGGTCTCGCTGGTGCTGGACGATGGCCCGGCGCGGTACGGGCAGCCCTCCTCGGTCGTGCGGGTGACGGAGACCGGCTTCGACATCCTCCGCGAGGGGGTCGTCGGCCGGCAGACGCTCGAACGGCTCTCGCGCTACGTGGTGGTCTTCGTCTGCACGGGCAACACCTGCCGGAGCCCGATGGCCGAGGCCCTCATGCGACGGGAACTGGCCCAGCGGCTCGGCGTGCCGGACGACGAGCTCGAGTCGCGGGGCGTCATGGTCGCCTCGGCCGGGATCGCCGCCCCGCAGGGGAGCCCGGCGAGCCCCGAAACGGCCCAACTCATGCGAGAGCAAGGCGTTCCGGTCGACGCCCACGCCGCCCAGCAGCTCACCGAGCACCTCGTCCGCCAGGCCGACCTGCTCGTGGCGATGACCCCCTCGCACGTCGAATCGATCCTGGCCCACTGGCCCGACGCCGCCAGCCGTGTCAAGCTAGTGGACGCGACAGGCGGAACCATCACCGACCCCATCGGCTGCGGGATCGACGTCTACCGGCGGTGCGCCGAGCAGATCGCCCGTGGCGTGGCCCACCACGCCGACGCGATCCTCGCCGAGATCGGCGCCCCCTGA
- the pyrG gene encoding CTP synthase → MPKHLFVTGGVVSSLGKGLTSASIGMLLEKRGLSVRMQKLDPYLNVDPGTMSPYQHGEVYVLDDGSETDLDLGHYERFTGGPLTRDSNYTSGQIYQSVIDKERRGEFLGKTVQVIPHVTDEIKSCIAKLSESKDAEGRKPDVIITEIGGTVGDIESQPFMEAIRQFAQTSNSGPAGERECLFIHLTLVPYLKAARELKTKPTQHSVGLLRQIGIQPDILICRTEQPISREDREKIALFCNVPIEAVIEEKDKDFSIYEVPLSLVENRLDAQICERLGLETPEPCLDDWHDLLGRLRRPDHEISIAVVGKYAEHRDAYKSIYEAIDHAGIHHKATVRIGRIRSEDVEAEGPERLLAGYDGLLVPGGFGERGIEGKVQAIRWAREKGVPFFGICLGMQCAVVEYGRHVVGLEGAHSTEFDKDTPHPVICLLDEQQGIVDMGGTMRLGSQPAVLAEGSKAAACYGATEVNERHRHRYEFNNKQYRQQYEANGMAITGTSPDGGLVEIVELPDHPWFLAVQYHPEFKSKPTAAQPLFAGFVGAAIRRREGRGERAPTAESQQPESAGS, encoded by the coding sequence ATGCCCAAGCACCTCTTTGTCACCGGCGGCGTCGTCAGCTCGTTGGGTAAGGGCCTGACTTCGGCCTCGATCGGCATGCTGCTCGAGAAGCGCGGCCTCTCGGTCCGCATGCAGAAGCTCGACCCCTACCTGAACGTCGACCCGGGCACGATGTCGCCCTACCAGCACGGCGAGGTCTACGTGCTGGACGACGGCTCGGAGACCGACCTCGACTTGGGGCACTACGAACGCTTCACCGGCGGCCCGCTCACGCGCGACAGCAACTACACGAGCGGCCAGATCTACCAGTCGGTGATCGACAAGGAACGCCGCGGCGAGTTCCTCGGCAAGACCGTGCAGGTCATCCCGCACGTCACGGACGAGATCAAGAGTTGCATCGCCAAGCTCTCCGAGTCGAAGGACGCTGAGGGCCGCAAACCGGACGTCATCATCACGGAGATCGGCGGCACGGTCGGCGACATCGAGAGCCAGCCCTTCATGGAGGCGATCCGCCAGTTCGCGCAAACAAGCAACAGCGGTCCCGCGGGCGAGAGGGAATGCCTCTTCATCCACCTGACGCTCGTGCCCTACCTGAAGGCGGCCCGCGAGCTGAAGACCAAGCCGACCCAGCACTCCGTCGGCCTGCTCCGCCAAATCGGCATCCAGCCCGACATCCTGATCTGCCGGACCGAGCAGCCGATCAGCCGCGAGGACCGCGAGAAGATCGCCCTGTTCTGCAACGTGCCGATCGAGGCCGTGATCGAAGAGAAGGACAAGGACTTCAGCATCTACGAGGTGCCGCTGAGCCTCGTAGAGAACCGGCTCGACGCGCAGATCTGCGAACGCCTCGGCCTCGAGACGCCCGAGCCCTGCCTCGACGACTGGCACGACCTGCTGGGCCGCCTCCGCCGACCGGACCACGAGATCTCGATCGCCGTGGTCGGCAAGTACGCCGAGCACCGCGACGCCTACAAGTCGATCTACGAGGCGATCGACCACGCCGGCATCCATCACAAGGCGACGGTGCGCATCGGGCGGATCCGCAGCGAGGACGTCGAGGCGGAAGGCCCCGAGCGGCTGCTCGCCGGCTACGACGGCCTGCTCGTCCCCGGCGGGTTCGGCGAGCGCGGCATCGAGGGAAAGGTGCAGGCGATCCGCTGGGCGCGCGAGAAGGGCGTCCCCTTCTTCGGGATTTGCCTCGGCATGCAGTGCGCCGTGGTCGAGTACGGCCGTCACGTGGTTGGCCTGGAAGGGGCGCACAGCACCGAGTTCGATAAGGACACGCCCCACCCGGTGATCTGCCTGCTCGACGAGCAGCAGGGCATCGTCGACATGGGGGGCACGATGCGGCTGGGTTCCCAGCCGGCGGTGCTCGCCGAGGGCTCGAAGGCGGCCGCTTGCTACGGCGCGACCGAAGTGAACGAACGCCACCGCCACCGCTACGAGTTCAACAACAAGCAGTACCGCCAGCAGTACGAGGCGAACGGCATGGCGATCACCGGCACGAGCCCCGACGGCGGGCTGGTCGAGATCGTCGAGCTGCCCGACCACCCCTGGTTCCTGGCGGTGCAGTACCACCCCGAGTTCAAGAGCAAGCCGACCGCCGCGCAGCCGCTGTTCGCCGGCTTCGTGGGCGCCGCCATCCGCCGCCGCGAGGGGCGGGGAGAGCGGGCGCCGACAGCGGAAAGCCAACAACCCGAAAGCGCTGGTTCATGA
- a CDS encoding NPCBM-associated, NEW3 domain of alpha-galactosidase — protein MSRPSSPPPICVWLFALVAIGSLGGCCPFSCPVGSCFENCPVGGCLDNCPCLPRIDPSGRRCCIWPAATTAAVAPAVTSGNVVAPPVYAGAAPVAAAAAPAATTALSPVDEKLSITPTRLLAPVGSEVILKAGVCSNKGYLRTNRRIEWMIGQEGTGQFVTVGEQGEMDMLRLPWQRPNKFDNSYAVGYTTPYHVCLRRGTDDATDDVQVERGEAWITVTSASEGVSYITASAPESENWEARRSTATVYWVDAQWKLPPPLNLQPGQTGELTTTVTRQTDGAPVEGWLVRYEVLRGESARLGYESGQASEVKTDAQGRATMQISPTDDLPGSAQIKVTVVRPPNSAPMPSPRLEVGGGETVVTWSPTASPVVIDNGPAPSPGAPTTPPVTPPPAPFEPPPRNEPGDTLGETVRGIGPRIELVLRRTTTGPIRVGDPIPVTIEMINTGDEPAQNLRLVAEYDRGLSSPQDTLGKYRLEYPPSRLTDLGPGDSNVVDLDFSAVNAGRSCFRVTVSADRASQAFQQECFQIEQPVASAQPKLRIETALAAIGEVGQTLDYIATVYNDGAAPAENVAVEVLSGPELEAIVGTEGKRVINNGLRWEGQRIPAGGSLRFDVSYRCLASTNAKRASVHTYALVDEEVLVDKLVGVEIRPARQTPPPTPPANQPALEGVISSSANPVQVGQQATLSVAITNRSTSAVNGAQFRLRFPPQLQPQNSAGATINQNALEFPPIPSLPPGETYRTTVTYSAVQQGVADIALDMRLSDGASPATATTRISIAPR, from the coding sequence GTGTCCCGCCCGTCCTCCCCACCGCCGATCTGCGTCTGGCTGTTCGCCCTGGTGGCGATCGGCTCGCTGGGGGGATGCTGCCCCTTCAGCTGCCCGGTCGGCTCGTGCTTCGAGAACTGCCCGGTCGGCGGCTGCCTGGACAACTGTCCCTGCCTGCCCCGGATCGACCCGTCGGGACGCCGCTGCTGCATCTGGCCAGCCGCGACCACCGCGGCCGTGGCGCCGGCGGTGACCTCGGGCAACGTGGTCGCCCCGCCCGTCTACGCCGGCGCGGCTCCCGTGGCGGCCGCCGCCGCCCCCGCGGCGACCACGGCCCTCTCGCCGGTCGATGAGAAGCTGTCGATCACACCGACCCGACTGCTCGCCCCGGTCGGCAGCGAGGTGATCCTCAAGGCGGGCGTCTGCAGCAACAAGGGCTACCTCCGCACCAACCGCCGCATCGAGTGGATGATCGGCCAGGAAGGGACCGGCCAGTTCGTCACCGTCGGCGAGCAGGGCGAGATGGACATGCTCCGCCTGCCCTGGCAGCGGCCGAACAAGTTCGACAACTCGTATGCCGTCGGCTACACGACCCCCTACCACGTCTGCCTCCGCCGCGGCACCGACGACGCGACCGACGACGTGCAGGTCGAACGCGGCGAGGCGTGGATCACGGTCACCAGCGCCAGCGAAGGCGTCAGCTACATCACGGCCAGCGCGCCCGAGAGCGAGAACTGGGAGGCCCGCCGCAGCACGGCGACGGTCTACTGGGTCGATGCGCAGTGGAAGCTCCCTCCGCCGCTCAACCTGCAGCCGGGCCAGACCGGCGAGCTGACGACGACCGTCACCCGCCAGACCGACGGCGCGCCGGTCGAGGGCTGGCTGGTCCGCTACGAGGTGCTCCGCGGCGAGTCGGCGCGGCTCGGTTACGAATCGGGGCAGGCCTCCGAGGTGAAGACCGACGCCCAGGGCCGCGCGACGATGCAGATCTCGCCGACCGACGACCTGCCCGGCTCGGCCCAGATCAAGGTGACCGTTGTCCGCCCGCCGAACAGCGCCCCGATGCCCAGCCCGCGGCTCGAGGTGGGCGGCGGTGAGACGGTCGTCACCTGGTCGCCGACCGCCTCGCCGGTGGTGATCGACAACGGACCCGCCCCGAGCCCCGGCGCCCCAACCACTCCGCCGGTCACGCCGCCCCCCGCGCCGTTCGAGCCGCCCCCCCGCAACGAGCCGGGCGACACGCTGGGCGAAACGGTGCGGGGCATCGGACCGCGTATCGAGCTCGTTCTCCGCCGCACGACGACCGGGCCGATCCGCGTCGGCGATCCGATCCCCGTGACGATCGAGATGATCAACACGGGCGACGAGCCCGCACAGAACCTCCGCCTGGTCGCCGAGTACGACCGCGGTCTGTCGAGCCCGCAGGACACGCTCGGGAAGTACCGCCTGGAGTACCCCCCCAGCCGGCTGACCGACCTGGGACCGGGCGACTCGAACGTGGTCGATCTCGACTTCTCGGCGGTCAACGCGGGCCGATCCTGCTTCCGAGTGACCGTCAGCGCCGACCGCGCGAGCCAGGCGTTCCAGCAGGAGTGCTTCCAGATCGAGCAGCCGGTCGCCTCCGCCCAACCGAAGCTCCGTATCGAGACCGCGCTGGCGGCCATCGGCGAGGTCGGCCAGACGCTCGACTACATCGCCACGGTTTACAACGACGGAGCGGCCCCCGCCGAGAACGTCGCGGTCGAGGTGCTGAGCGGCCCCGAGCTCGAGGCGATCGTCGGCACCGAGGGCAAACGCGTGATCAACAACGGCTTGCGGTGGGAGGGCCAGCGCATCCCGGCGGGAGGAAGCCTCCGCTTCGATGTCAGCTACCGCTGCCTCGCCTCCACCAACGCGAAGCGAGCGAGTGTGCACACCTACGCGCTCGTCGATGAAGAGGTGCTGGTCGATAAGTTGGTCGGCGTTGAGATCCGCCCGGCACGACAGACGCCCCCCCCCACGCCGCCGGCGAACCAGCCCGCCCTGGAGGGCGTCATCAGCTCGTCGGCCAACCCGGTGCAGGTCGGGCAGCAGGCGACGCTGAGCGTCGCGATCACGAACCGATCGACCTCCGCGGTCAACGGCGCGCAGTTCCGCCTCCGCTTCCCACCACAACTTCAGCCGCAGAACTCGGCCGGCGCGACGATCAACCAGAACGCTCTGGAGTTCCCGCCGATCCCGAGCCTGCCGCCCGGCGAGACGTACCGGACCACGGTCACCTACAGCGCCGTGCAGCAGGGCGTCGCGGACATCGCGCTGGACATGCGGCTGAGCGACGGCGCCAGCCCCGCCACCGCGACAACGCGGATCTCCATCGCCCCGCGTTGA
- the ttuD gene encoding Putative hydroxypyruvate reductase, which translates to MSRPLLDDALSIWRAGVDAVAPERLLAEAIEVDDRELRFVTTRGDEASAARDRLGKVYVVGGGKAGAGMARGLIAALEPLDLGHDRLTGVLSVPAGCEQPIDPRVKLIAGRPAGVNEPRPAGAAAVGEMLSLVGQAGPDDLAIVLLSGGGSALLPAPIEGVTLEEKTAVARCLSAAGATIDQLNTVRQHLSRIKGGGLTKSCRAGRLITLVISDVLGDPLDLIASGPTVPPSSTPADALAVLESLSLIDEPELANVVRVLREKQTEPFEPTTDATTLLLANNATAVDAAGVEAERLGYRHAMHCATASEGFAEPIGAELAQMATSMRDSTAPDSPNCLITGGEPTVKLAPADMRGKGGRNQQLALAALQKLGDCRGVALVSGGTDGEDGPTDAAGAMIDESIAAKLAGADLADHLARNDAYPLFESADALLMTGPTHTNVCDLRVVTVGKS; encoded by the coding sequence GTGAGCCGTCCGCTGCTGGACGACGCCCTCAGCATTTGGCGCGCCGGCGTCGATGCGGTCGCCCCCGAGCGACTGCTCGCCGAAGCGATCGAGGTCGACGACCGCGAACTCCGCTTCGTCACGACGCGCGGCGACGAGGCGTCGGCCGCTCGTGATCGACTCGGCAAGGTCTACGTCGTCGGCGGGGGCAAGGCGGGCGCCGGCATGGCCCGCGGGCTAATCGCCGCGCTCGAGCCGCTCGACCTTGGCCACGACCGCCTGACCGGCGTGCTCAGCGTGCCGGCCGGCTGCGAGCAGCCGATCGACCCACGCGTGAAGCTCATCGCGGGACGCCCCGCAGGCGTCAACGAGCCCCGCCCCGCAGGGGCGGCGGCCGTCGGCGAGATGCTCTCCCTCGTCGGCCAAGCGGGTCCGGACGACTTGGCGATCGTCCTGCTGTCGGGCGGCGGTTCGGCGCTGCTGCCCGCACCGATCGAGGGCGTCACGCTCGAAGAGAAGACCGCCGTCGCTCGCTGCCTCTCCGCCGCGGGCGCGACGATCGATCAGCTCAACACGGTCCGGCAGCACCTCAGCCGCATCAAAGGGGGCGGGCTCACAAAGTCGTGCCGCGCGGGCCGCCTGATCACGCTGGTGATCTCCGATGTGCTGGGCGACCCGCTCGACCTGATCGCCAGCGGGCCGACCGTCCCGCCCAGCAGCACGCCGGCCGACGCCTTGGCGGTGCTTGAGTCGCTCTCTTTGATCGACGAGCCCGAGCTGGCCAACGTCGTCCGCGTCTTGCGGGAGAAGCAGACCGAGCCCTTCGAGCCGACGACCGACGCGACCACCCTCTTGCTCGCCAACAACGCTACGGCGGTCGACGCCGCCGGCGTCGAGGCGGAGCGGCTCGGCTACCGCCACGCGATGCACTGCGCAACCGCCTCGGAAGGCTTCGCCGAACCGATCGGCGCCGAGCTGGCGCAGATGGCGACCAGCATGCGGGACTCAACCGCGCCCGACTCGCCCAACTGCCTGATCACCGGCGGCGAGCCGACCGTGAAACTCGCTCCCGCCGACATGCGCGGCAAAGGGGGCCGCAACCAGCAGCTCGCGCTCGCGGCGCTGCAGAAACTCGGCGACTGCCGCGGCGTGGCGCTCGTCTCCGGCGGCACGGACGGCGAGGACGGCCCCACCGACGCCGCCGGAGCCATGATCGACGAGTCGATCGCCGCCAAACTCGCCGGCGCCGATCTGGCGGATCACCTCGCCCGCAACGACGCCTACCCGCTGTTCGAGTCGGCCGACGCGCTGCTCATGACCGGCCCGACTCACACCAACGTGTGCGATCTGCGGGTGGTGACCGTGGGTAAATCTTAG
- a CDS encoding MraZ-like protein yields the protein MLTGEAIRTLDPRFRLSLPAELAEAVGGAEGDCLLAKERPGCLSLWRRDAWEEKQRQATEIVSNKLASGRLDARLGDVQRLGRLLSTRQRPVQLAGRGRLVIPEGFRELLGVEAGGDVVIVGAAVCVEIWNPTAWADLIGAEMPTFRDLFEDLAG from the coding sequence GTGCTCACCGGAGAAGCGATCCGAACGCTCGACCCGCGGTTCCGCCTCTCTCTGCCGGCGGAGCTGGCGGAGGCGGTCGGTGGCGCGGAGGGCGATTGCCTCCTCGCCAAGGAACGCCCGGGCTGCCTCAGCCTGTGGCGCCGCGACGCGTGGGAGGAGAAGCAGAGGCAGGCGACCGAGATCGTCAGCAACAAACTCGCCAGCGGCCGGCTCGACGCCCGGCTGGGCGACGTGCAGCGGCTGGGACGCCTGCTCTCAACACGTCAACGACCCGTTCAACTCGCCGGCCGCGGCCGGCTCGTCATCCCGGAGGGATTTCGCGAACTGCTCGGCGTGGAAGCCGGGGGCGATGTGGTGATTGTCGGCGCCGCGGTGTGCGTCGAGATCTGGAACCCCACCGCTTGGGCCGACCTGATCGGCGCCGAGATGCCCACCTTCCGCGACCTGTTCGAGGACCTGGCTGGTTAG
- the sigV gene encoding RNA polymerase sigma factor SigV, producing MLPSAGVFFSEGPPGNVRLSERVTADRLGQLLAQHGPALALAAAQWTDAADDCVQEALIELAALPSAPERPAAWLFKRVRQRALNAARAQRRRRDHESTAWRDRLRPCAGAMDSAETLDLIEALAELTPEDRELVTLRFFSDLSYAEIAEAVGGSTSNAHRRTEKALAQLRRRLEAPCPKRIRTTT from the coding sequence GTGTTACCCTCGGCCGGTGTCTTCTTCTCAGAAGGTCCACCCGGGAACGTCCGCTTGTCCGAGCGAGTCACCGCCGATCGGCTCGGTCAGCTGCTGGCCCAGCACGGGCCGGCGCTTGCGCTGGCGGCGGCCCAGTGGACCGACGCCGCTGACGATTGCGTGCAGGAAGCCCTGATCGAACTCGCCGCGCTGCCGTCCGCCCCCGAGCGTCCGGCCGCTTGGCTGTTCAAGCGGGTGCGGCAGCGGGCGCTCAACGCAGCACGCGCCCAACGCCGTCGCCGCGACCACGAATCGACCGCCTGGCGGGATCGATTGCGGCCCTGCGCTGGCGCGATGGATTCAGCGGAGACGCTCGACCTGATCGAGGCCCTCGCCGAGCTCACGCCCGAAGACCGCGAGCTGGTCACGCTCCGCTTCTTCAGCGACCTGTCGTACGCCGAGATCGCCGAAGCGGTCGGCGGATCGACATCCAACGCCCACCGCCGCACCGAGAAGGCGCTCGCCCAACTCCGCCGCCGATTGGAGGCCCCGTGTCCGAAACGGATCCGAACAACGACCTGA